One Pristiophorus japonicus isolate sPriJap1 chromosome X, sPriJap1.hap1, whole genome shotgun sequence genomic region harbors:
- the LOC139240777 gene encoding zinc finger protein 235-like produces LFLPSPAGQQVHRDECHPCPHCNVAFSSAHFLQKHIRRHPESSGQNSAGQSSPPSTKYLLQRESGQRSLTQPVQSREYKKSGDLHLHQQIHTGERPHKCTECGKSFTWAGHLHTHQRIHTGERPFKCTECGKSFTWAGNLHRHQRIHTGERPFKCMECGKSFTLSETLHRHQRIHTGERPFKCTECGKSFTLSETLHKHQRIHTGERPFKCTECGKSFTRAGTLHRHQRIHTGERPFKCTECGKSFTQAGHLHTHQRIHTGERPFKCTECGKSFTQAGDLHKHQRIHTGERPFKCTECGKSFTRAGTLHRHQRIHTGERPYKCTECGKSFTQAGNLHRHQRIHTGERPYKCRER; encoded by the coding sequence CTCTTTCTTCCTTCTCCAGCAGGGCAACAAGTGCACCGAGATGAGTGCCATCCTTGCCCTCATTGCAATGTAGCTTTTTCTTCTGCACATTTTCTCCAGAAACACATCAGAAGACATCCTGAATCCAGTGGGCAGAATTCAGCAGGACAATCTTCTCCACCGAGCACAAAATATCTTTTGCAACGGGAAAGTGGGCAGCGATCATTGACACAACCTGTCCAAAGCAGAGAATACAAAAAATCAGGAGATCTTCACCTACACCAgcagatccacacaggagagaggccgcATAAATGTACagaatgtggaaagagtttcacatGGGCAGGGCACCTCCATACACACcagcggatccacacaggagagcGGCCGTTTAAATGTACggaatgtggaaagagtttcacatGGGCAGGAAACCTCCATAGACACcagcggatccacacaggagagcGGCCGTTTAAATGTATggaatgtggaaagagtttcacactGTCAGAGACCCTCCACAGACACcagcggatccacacaggagagaggccgttTAAATGTACggaatgtggaaagagtttcacactGTCAGAGACCCTCCATAAACACcagcggatccacacaggagagaggccgttTAAATGTACggaatgtggaaagagtttcacacgGGCAGGGACCCTCCACAGACACcagcggatccacacaggagagaggccgttTAAATGTACggaatgtggaaagagtttcacacaGGCAGGGCACCTCCATACACACcagcggatccacacaggagagaggccgttTAAATGTACggaatgtggaaagagtttcacacaGGCAGGGGACCTCCATAAACACcagcggatccacacaggagagcGGCCGTTTAAATGTACggaatgtggaaagagtttcacacgGGCAGGGACCCTCCACAGACACcagcggatccacacaggagagaggccgtataaatgtacggaatgtggaaagagtttcacacaGGCAGGAAACCTCCACAGACACcagcggatccacacaggagagaggccgtaTAAATGTCGAGAACGGTAA